One window from the genome of Salvelinus fontinalis isolate EN_2023a chromosome 3, ASM2944872v1, whole genome shotgun sequence encodes:
- the LOC129851469 gene encoding uncharacterized protein LOC129851469 isoform X2 gives MTKLQFLNVFLTERLMLAAQEIYKQVEETILEYQEEIIQGKRENDQLRRKFGIPWPDREPFAPVESEEEGGIGQKREPEPRQTMEKQEGRTRKEENQFRGPDSQSRFTPSNGNDDYDQNPPQHTSLSQFQTHTGESREGGSLSSSSTSKPIKTETEGLGVCPFDPSSDPNTFSSSVNLELSAAQSENSDYENTDDFWCCAVWREGQEEVEGVVPSTWVVGRKVLWPPANGRKALKERHKPGANWTTYDLVKVKLFSESLEECEGYSRSSDELTDNGDSEPNTQKKKRRRRKRRTGPDQIPQGGPSGDGRIHTGDRILRECFGPPCCTFTKLAICMEHNSVPVLIACLYKGVSGSSNSPPLKRRVMTKSGTLEESSGALEAEPQLDPSELRGLDDALNKESYLIEGPHSSDAWDAVFPTSQSREGTFLSGQDMMGNLLNSTQSFPLPNDQFQEQVLGLLVDIRQSVWDLGGRVGVLEHWGGSRGSGTDFHFDVCRTYEDMANLEKVLEPPEVAAQMKQFLSRIGGNTLRENVTRVMERLMTNELMSTFNMKGRKGTKKSFLTHSLSKIIIDSIMITHPYATESAVMHLMANVLKYAPDRRGGGGRPPRQSPQVPHTQRQQHIQQHINIKQEQDY, from the exons ATGACCAAATTAcagtttctaaatgtatttttgacCGAACGGTTGATGTTAGCCGCCCAAGAGATATATAAGCAAGTGGAAGAGACAATATTAGAATACCAGGAAGAAATAAtccagggaaagagagagaatgatcaATTGAGACGCAAGTTTGGGATTCCATGGCCAG ACCGAGAGCCCTTTGCTCCTGTAGAAtctgaggaggagggaggcatTGGGCAAAAGCGGGAACCAGAGCCAAGGCAGACTATGGAGAAACAGGAGGGAAGGACCAGGAAGGAGGAAAATCAGTTTAGAGGACCGGACTCTCAGTCTAGATTCACTCCTTCCAATGGAAACGATGACTATGATCAGAACCCACCTCAACACACCTCACTCAGTCAGTTCCAAACTCACAccggggagagtagagagggaggctCTCTGTCCAGCTCATCAACATCCAAACCAATCAAAACAGAGACTGAAGGACTGGGTGTTTGTCCATTTGATCCGTCAAGTGACCCCAATACATTCTCTTCGTCAGTGAACCTTGAGCTTTCGGCAGCACAGAGTGAGAACAGT GACTATGAAAACACAGATGACTTCTGGTGCTGTGCGGTGTGGAGGGAAGgccaggaggaggtggagggtgtGGTTCCTAGTACCTGGGTGGTGGGCAGGAAGGTCCTGTGGCCTCCAGCCAATGGGAGGAAAGCTCTGAAAGAGAGACACAAGCCAGGAGCCAATTGGACGACTTATGACCTTGTTAAGGTCAAACTATTCTCAG AATCTCTGGAAGAGTGTGAAGGCTACAGTAGGTCCAGTGATGAGCTCACTGACAACGGAGACAGTGAGCCCAACAcgcagaagaagaagaggaggaggaggaagaggaggacgg GCCCTGATCAGATACCTCAAGGAGGACCCAGTGGAGATGGAAGGATACACACAGGTGACAGAATCCTTAGGGAATGTTTTGGGCCACCGTGTTGTACTTTCACTAAACTAGCCATATGTATGGAACACAATTCTGTACCTGTACTCATTGCCTGTTTATACAAAGGTGTGTCAGGATCATCAAACTCTCCTCCTCTGAAGAGGAGAGTGATGACGAAATCTGGAACCCTGGAGGAGAGTTCTGGAGCTCTAGAAGCAGAACCTCAGCTGGATCCGTCTGAGCTCAGAGG CCTTGACGATGCACTCAACAAGGAGAGCTACCTCATAGAGGGACCACACTCTTCTGACGCAT GGGATGCTGTTTTTCCAACCTCTCAGTCCAGAGAGGGAACATTCCTAAG tggacAGGATATGATGGGAAACCTGCTGAATTCAACCCAAAGTTTTCCTCTTCCAAATGACC AGTTCCAGGAGCAGGTCCTGGGTCTGCTGGTGGACATCAGACAGTCAGTGTGGGATCTAGGAGGAAGAGTGGGAGTTCTAGAACACTGGGGTGGTTCTAGGGGTTCTGGAACAGATTTCCATTTTGACGTGTGCAGAACCTACGAGGACATGGCCAACCTGGAGAAAGTTCTAGAGCCTCCTGAGGTAGCTGCCCAGATG AAACAGTTCCTGAGCAGGATCGGTGGGAACACCTTGAGGGAAAATGTCACCAGGGTGATGGAGAG GCTGATGACCAATGAACTGATGAGTACCTTCAACATGAAAGGAAGGAAAGGAACGAAGAAGAGTTTTCTCACACACTCCCTTAGCAAAATCATTATTG ACAGCATCATGATCACCCACCCGTACGCCACAGAGTCTGCTGTGATGCACCTGATGGCCAACGTACTGAAGTATGCCCCAGACCGACGCGGAGGAGGAGGCAGACCCCCCAGACAGTCACCCCAGGTCCCCCATACCCAGAGACAGCAACACATCCAGCAACACATCAACATCAAACAGGAGCAAGACTATTAA
- the LOC129851469 gene encoding uncharacterized protein LOC129851469 isoform X1 — protein MTKLQFLNVFLTERLMLAAQEIYKQVEETILEYQEEIIQGKRENDQLRRKFGIPWPDREPFAPVESEEEGGIGQKREPEPRQTMEKQEGRTRKEENQFRGPDSQSRFTPSNGNDDYDQNPPQHTSLSQFQTHTGESREGGSLSSSSTSKPIKTETEGLGVCPFDPSSDPNTFSSSVNLELSAAQSENSDYENTDDFWCCAVWREGQEEVEGVVPSTWVVGRKVLWPPANGRKALKERHKPGANWTTYDLVKVKLFSESLEECEGYSRSSDELTDNGDSEPNTQKKKRRRRKRRTGEGHVTGPDQIPQGGPSGDGRIHTGDRILRECFGPPCCTFTKLAICMEHNSVPVLIACLYKGVSGSSNSPPLKRRVMTKSGTLEESSGALEAEPQLDPSELRGLDDALNKESYLIEGPHSSDAWDAVFPTSQSREGTFLSGQDMMGNLLNSTQSFPLPNDQFQEQVLGLLVDIRQSVWDLGGRVGVLEHWGGSRGSGTDFHFDVCRTYEDMANLEKVLEPPEVAAQMKQFLSRIGGNTLRENVTRVMERLMTNELMSTFNMKGRKGTKKSFLTHSLSKIIIDSIMITHPYATESAVMHLMANVLKYAPDRRGGGGRPPRQSPQVPHTQRQQHIQQHINIKQEQDY, from the exons ATGACCAAATTAcagtttctaaatgtatttttgacCGAACGGTTGATGTTAGCCGCCCAAGAGATATATAAGCAAGTGGAAGAGACAATATTAGAATACCAGGAAGAAATAAtccagggaaagagagagaatgatcaATTGAGACGCAAGTTTGGGATTCCATGGCCAG ACCGAGAGCCCTTTGCTCCTGTAGAAtctgaggaggagggaggcatTGGGCAAAAGCGGGAACCAGAGCCAAGGCAGACTATGGAGAAACAGGAGGGAAGGACCAGGAAGGAGGAAAATCAGTTTAGAGGACCGGACTCTCAGTCTAGATTCACTCCTTCCAATGGAAACGATGACTATGATCAGAACCCACCTCAACACACCTCACTCAGTCAGTTCCAAACTCACAccggggagagtagagagggaggctCTCTGTCCAGCTCATCAACATCCAAACCAATCAAAACAGAGACTGAAGGACTGGGTGTTTGTCCATTTGATCCGTCAAGTGACCCCAATACATTCTCTTCGTCAGTGAACCTTGAGCTTTCGGCAGCACAGAGTGAGAACAGT GACTATGAAAACACAGATGACTTCTGGTGCTGTGCGGTGTGGAGGGAAGgccaggaggaggtggagggtgtGGTTCCTAGTACCTGGGTGGTGGGCAGGAAGGTCCTGTGGCCTCCAGCCAATGGGAGGAAAGCTCTGAAAGAGAGACACAAGCCAGGAGCCAATTGGACGACTTATGACCTTGTTAAGGTCAAACTATTCTCAG AATCTCTGGAAGAGTGTGAAGGCTACAGTAGGTCCAGTGATGAGCTCACTGACAACGGAGACAGTGAGCCCAACAcgcagaagaagaagaggaggaggaggaagaggaggacgggTGAGGGGCACGTTACCG GCCCTGATCAGATACCTCAAGGAGGACCCAGTGGAGATGGAAGGATACACACAGGTGACAGAATCCTTAGGGAATGTTTTGGGCCACCGTGTTGTACTTTCACTAAACTAGCCATATGTATGGAACACAATTCTGTACCTGTACTCATTGCCTGTTTATACAAAGGTGTGTCAGGATCATCAAACTCTCCTCCTCTGAAGAGGAGAGTGATGACGAAATCTGGAACCCTGGAGGAGAGTTCTGGAGCTCTAGAAGCAGAACCTCAGCTGGATCCGTCTGAGCTCAGAGG CCTTGACGATGCACTCAACAAGGAGAGCTACCTCATAGAGGGACCACACTCTTCTGACGCAT GGGATGCTGTTTTTCCAACCTCTCAGTCCAGAGAGGGAACATTCCTAAG tggacAGGATATGATGGGAAACCTGCTGAATTCAACCCAAAGTTTTCCTCTTCCAAATGACC AGTTCCAGGAGCAGGTCCTGGGTCTGCTGGTGGACATCAGACAGTCAGTGTGGGATCTAGGAGGAAGAGTGGGAGTTCTAGAACACTGGGGTGGTTCTAGGGGTTCTGGAACAGATTTCCATTTTGACGTGTGCAGAACCTACGAGGACATGGCCAACCTGGAGAAAGTTCTAGAGCCTCCTGAGGTAGCTGCCCAGATG AAACAGTTCCTGAGCAGGATCGGTGGGAACACCTTGAGGGAAAATGTCACCAGGGTGATGGAGAG GCTGATGACCAATGAACTGATGAGTACCTTCAACATGAAAGGAAGGAAAGGAACGAAGAAGAGTTTTCTCACACACTCCCTTAGCAAAATCATTATTG ACAGCATCATGATCACCCACCCGTACGCCACAGAGTCTGCTGTGATGCACCTGATGGCCAACGTACTGAAGTATGCCCCAGACCGACGCGGAGGAGGAGGCAGACCCCCCAGACAGTCACCCCAGGTCCCCCATACCCAGAGACAGCAACACATCCAGCAACACATCAACATCAAACAGGAGCAAGACTATTAA
- the LOC129851469 gene encoding uncharacterized protein LOC129851469 isoform X3, translating into MTKLQFLNVFLTERLMLAAQEIYKQVEETILEYQEEIIQGKRENDQLRRKFGIPWPDREPFAPVESEEEGGIGQKREPEPRQTMEKQEGRTRKEENQFRGPDSQSRFTPSNGNDDYDQNPPQHTSLSQFQTHTGESREGGSLSSSSTSKPIKTETEGLGVCPFDPSSDPNTFSSSVNLELSAAQSENSDYENTDDFWCCAVWREGQEEVEGVVPSTWVVGRKVLWPPANGRKALKERHKPGANWTTYDLVKVKLFSESLEECEGYSRSSDELTDNGDSEPNTQKKKRRRRKRRTGEGHVTGPDQIPQGGPSGDGRIHTGVSGSSNSPPLKRRVMTKSGTLEESSGALEAEPQLDPSELRGLDDALNKESYLIEGPHSSDAWDAVFPTSQSREGTFLSGQDMMGNLLNSTQSFPLPNDQFQEQVLGLLVDIRQSVWDLGGRVGVLEHWGGSRGSGTDFHFDVCRTYEDMANLEKVLEPPEVAAQMKQFLSRIGGNTLRENVTRVMERLMTNELMSTFNMKGRKGTKKSFLTHSLSKIIIDSIMITHPYATESAVMHLMANVLKYAPDRRGGGGRPPRQSPQVPHTQRQQHIQQHINIKQEQDY; encoded by the exons ATGACCAAATTAcagtttctaaatgtatttttgacCGAACGGTTGATGTTAGCCGCCCAAGAGATATATAAGCAAGTGGAAGAGACAATATTAGAATACCAGGAAGAAATAAtccagggaaagagagagaatgatcaATTGAGACGCAAGTTTGGGATTCCATGGCCAG ACCGAGAGCCCTTTGCTCCTGTAGAAtctgaggaggagggaggcatTGGGCAAAAGCGGGAACCAGAGCCAAGGCAGACTATGGAGAAACAGGAGGGAAGGACCAGGAAGGAGGAAAATCAGTTTAGAGGACCGGACTCTCAGTCTAGATTCACTCCTTCCAATGGAAACGATGACTATGATCAGAACCCACCTCAACACACCTCACTCAGTCAGTTCCAAACTCACAccggggagagtagagagggaggctCTCTGTCCAGCTCATCAACATCCAAACCAATCAAAACAGAGACTGAAGGACTGGGTGTTTGTCCATTTGATCCGTCAAGTGACCCCAATACATTCTCTTCGTCAGTGAACCTTGAGCTTTCGGCAGCACAGAGTGAGAACAGT GACTATGAAAACACAGATGACTTCTGGTGCTGTGCGGTGTGGAGGGAAGgccaggaggaggtggagggtgtGGTTCCTAGTACCTGGGTGGTGGGCAGGAAGGTCCTGTGGCCTCCAGCCAATGGGAGGAAAGCTCTGAAAGAGAGACACAAGCCAGGAGCCAATTGGACGACTTATGACCTTGTTAAGGTCAAACTATTCTCAG AATCTCTGGAAGAGTGTGAAGGCTACAGTAGGTCCAGTGATGAGCTCACTGACAACGGAGACAGTGAGCCCAACAcgcagaagaagaagaggaggaggaggaagaggaggacgggTGAGGGGCACGTTACCG GCCCTGATCAGATACCTCAAGGAGGACCCAGTGGAGATGGAAGGATACACACAG GTGTGTCAGGATCATCAAACTCTCCTCCTCTGAAGAGGAGAGTGATGACGAAATCTGGAACCCTGGAGGAGAGTTCTGGAGCTCTAGAAGCAGAACCTCAGCTGGATCCGTCTGAGCTCAGAGG CCTTGACGATGCACTCAACAAGGAGAGCTACCTCATAGAGGGACCACACTCTTCTGACGCAT GGGATGCTGTTTTTCCAACCTCTCAGTCCAGAGAGGGAACATTCCTAAG tggacAGGATATGATGGGAAACCTGCTGAATTCAACCCAAAGTTTTCCTCTTCCAAATGACC AGTTCCAGGAGCAGGTCCTGGGTCTGCTGGTGGACATCAGACAGTCAGTGTGGGATCTAGGAGGAAGAGTGGGAGTTCTAGAACACTGGGGTGGTTCTAGGGGTTCTGGAACAGATTTCCATTTTGACGTGTGCAGAACCTACGAGGACATGGCCAACCTGGAGAAAGTTCTAGAGCCTCCTGAGGTAGCTGCCCAGATG AAACAGTTCCTGAGCAGGATCGGTGGGAACACCTTGAGGGAAAATGTCACCAGGGTGATGGAGAG GCTGATGACCAATGAACTGATGAGTACCTTCAACATGAAAGGAAGGAAAGGAACGAAGAAGAGTTTTCTCACACACTCCCTTAGCAAAATCATTATTG ACAGCATCATGATCACCCACCCGTACGCCACAGAGTCTGCTGTGATGCACCTGATGGCCAACGTACTGAAGTATGCCCCAGACCGACGCGGAGGAGGAGGCAGACCCCCCAGACAGTCACCCCAGGTCCCCCATACCCAGAGACAGCAACACATCCAGCAACACATCAACATCAAACAGGAGCAAGACTATTAA
- the LOC129851469 gene encoding uncharacterized protein LOC129851469 isoform X4, which yields MTKLQFLNVFLTERLMLAAQEIYKQVEETILEYQEEIIQGKRENDQLRRKFGIPWPDREPFAPVESEEEGGIGQKREPEPRQTMEKQEGRTRKEENQFRGPDSQSRFTPSNGNDDYDQNPPQHTSLSQFQTHTGESREGGSLSSSSTSKPIKTETEGLGVCPFDPSSDPNTFSSSVNLELSAAQSENSDYENTDDFWCCAVWREGQEEVEGVVPSTWVVGRKVLWPPANGRKALKERHKPGANWTTYDLVKVKLFSESLEECEGYSRSSDELTDNGDSEPNTQKKKRRRRKRRTGPDQIPQGGPSGDGRIHTGVSGSSNSPPLKRRVMTKSGTLEESSGALEAEPQLDPSELRGLDDALNKESYLIEGPHSSDAWDAVFPTSQSREGTFLSGQDMMGNLLNSTQSFPLPNDQFQEQVLGLLVDIRQSVWDLGGRVGVLEHWGGSRGSGTDFHFDVCRTYEDMANLEKVLEPPEVAAQMKQFLSRIGGNTLRENVTRVMERLMTNELMSTFNMKGRKGTKKSFLTHSLSKIIIDSIMITHPYATESAVMHLMANVLKYAPDRRGGGGRPPRQSPQVPHTQRQQHIQQHINIKQEQDY from the exons ATGACCAAATTAcagtttctaaatgtatttttgacCGAACGGTTGATGTTAGCCGCCCAAGAGATATATAAGCAAGTGGAAGAGACAATATTAGAATACCAGGAAGAAATAAtccagggaaagagagagaatgatcaATTGAGACGCAAGTTTGGGATTCCATGGCCAG ACCGAGAGCCCTTTGCTCCTGTAGAAtctgaggaggagggaggcatTGGGCAAAAGCGGGAACCAGAGCCAAGGCAGACTATGGAGAAACAGGAGGGAAGGACCAGGAAGGAGGAAAATCAGTTTAGAGGACCGGACTCTCAGTCTAGATTCACTCCTTCCAATGGAAACGATGACTATGATCAGAACCCACCTCAACACACCTCACTCAGTCAGTTCCAAACTCACAccggggagagtagagagggaggctCTCTGTCCAGCTCATCAACATCCAAACCAATCAAAACAGAGACTGAAGGACTGGGTGTTTGTCCATTTGATCCGTCAAGTGACCCCAATACATTCTCTTCGTCAGTGAACCTTGAGCTTTCGGCAGCACAGAGTGAGAACAGT GACTATGAAAACACAGATGACTTCTGGTGCTGTGCGGTGTGGAGGGAAGgccaggaggaggtggagggtgtGGTTCCTAGTACCTGGGTGGTGGGCAGGAAGGTCCTGTGGCCTCCAGCCAATGGGAGGAAAGCTCTGAAAGAGAGACACAAGCCAGGAGCCAATTGGACGACTTATGACCTTGTTAAGGTCAAACTATTCTCAG AATCTCTGGAAGAGTGTGAAGGCTACAGTAGGTCCAGTGATGAGCTCACTGACAACGGAGACAGTGAGCCCAACAcgcagaagaagaagaggaggaggaggaagaggaggacgg GCCCTGATCAGATACCTCAAGGAGGACCCAGTGGAGATGGAAGGATACACACAG GTGTGTCAGGATCATCAAACTCTCCTCCTCTGAAGAGGAGAGTGATGACGAAATCTGGAACCCTGGAGGAGAGTTCTGGAGCTCTAGAAGCAGAACCTCAGCTGGATCCGTCTGAGCTCAGAGG CCTTGACGATGCACTCAACAAGGAGAGCTACCTCATAGAGGGACCACACTCTTCTGACGCAT GGGATGCTGTTTTTCCAACCTCTCAGTCCAGAGAGGGAACATTCCTAAG tggacAGGATATGATGGGAAACCTGCTGAATTCAACCCAAAGTTTTCCTCTTCCAAATGACC AGTTCCAGGAGCAGGTCCTGGGTCTGCTGGTGGACATCAGACAGTCAGTGTGGGATCTAGGAGGAAGAGTGGGAGTTCTAGAACACTGGGGTGGTTCTAGGGGTTCTGGAACAGATTTCCATTTTGACGTGTGCAGAACCTACGAGGACATGGCCAACCTGGAGAAAGTTCTAGAGCCTCCTGAGGTAGCTGCCCAGATG AAACAGTTCCTGAGCAGGATCGGTGGGAACACCTTGAGGGAAAATGTCACCAGGGTGATGGAGAG GCTGATGACCAATGAACTGATGAGTACCTTCAACATGAAAGGAAGGAAAGGAACGAAGAAGAGTTTTCTCACACACTCCCTTAGCAAAATCATTATTG ACAGCATCATGATCACCCACCCGTACGCCACAGAGTCTGCTGTGATGCACCTGATGGCCAACGTACTGAAGTATGCCCCAGACCGACGCGGAGGAGGAGGCAGACCCCCCAGACAGTCACCCCAGGTCCCCCATACCCAGAGACAGCAACACATCCAGCAACACATCAACATCAAACAGGAGCAAGACTATTAA
- the LOC129851591 gene encoding zinc finger and SCAN domain-containing protein 22-like translates to MTKLQYLNVYLTERLMQAAGEILRVVADTISEYQEEIARTKRENKYLKRQLNTPVLSLAPQSILSCVSEQQSPPEQQYCEQESSPSIGQEDLETTQIKEEHGELGTSQEEEQLQVPESDTKEDSISTPPCVKNYEDRPQHSHLSRTKTVENRMRESLLTNTTGQIKTEPDGYGVSLSEPTSDSPQSQPVSEVSPDSSRTQSQNTENTESVPIVLRDLERRPEEDTQTHSCTQCGAVFYELSQLEAHMPSHTVPDSGDTSHRQIMCTVCWKSFTSTSYLKVHQRSHTKEKPFHCGVCGKSFSYSGKFREHQRIHTGERPYRCHVCGKRFNQSAHLKAHLRVHTGEKPYSCPVCGKGFSQSGQIKGHLRTHIQGR, encoded by the exons ATGACTAAATTACAATATCTGAATGTGTATCTGACTGAGCGTCTCATGCAAGCTGCTGGGGAAATACTAAGAGTTGTCGCAGACACGATCTCCGAGTACCAGGAAGAAATAGcccggacaaagagagagaacaaatacCTGAAACGACAACTGAACACACCGGTTCTATCGTTGG CCCCTCAGTCCATACTGTCTTGTGTCTCGGAGCAGCAAAGTCCACCTGAGCAGCAGTACTGTGAGCAGGAGTCGAGCCCCAGTATTGGCCAGGAGGACCTTGAGACCACACAGATTAAAGAGGAACATGGTGAACTCGGGACCAGTCAAGAGGAAGAGCAGCTTCAAGTACCGGAGTCtgataccaaagaagactccATATCTACTCCTCCCTGTGTGAAAAATTATGAGGACCGACCTCAGCATTCACATCTTTCCAGAACCAAAACTGTGGAGAACAGAATGAGGGAGTCTCTACTGACCAACACAACTGGACAGATCAAAACAGAACCTGATGGCTATGGAGTATCACTATCAGAACCAACCAGTGACTCCCCTCAGTCTCAGCCCGTCTCTGAAGTAAGTCCAGACTCTTCTAGAACACAAAGTCAGAACACTGAGAACACGGAAAGTGTTCCTATTGTTCTGAGAGATCTAGAAAGGAGACCAGAGGAggatacacagacacactcatgTACTCAGTGTGGAGCCGTGTTCTATGAGCTATCCCAACTGGAGGCACACATGCCATCCCACACAGTACCAGACAGTGGTGACACTAGTCACAGGCAAATCATGTGCACAGTCTGTTGGAAGTCATTCACATCTACCAGTTACCTCAAGGTCCACCAGCGTTCTCACACTAAGGAAAAGCCCTTtcactgtggtgtgtgtggcAAGAGCTTCAGCTACTCAGGGAAGTTCAGGGAACACCAGcggattcacacaggagagagaccttACCGCTGCCATGTGTGTGGTAAACGCTTCAACCAGTCAGCCCACCTGAAGGCTCACTTGAGAGTACACACGGGGGAGAAACCCTACTCCTGTCCTGTCTGTGGGAAAGGATTCAGTCAGTCTGGACAGATCAAGGGACACCTCAGAACTCACATCCAAGGGAGGTAG